The following coding sequences are from one Gossypium hirsutum isolate 1008001.06 chromosome A12, Gossypium_hirsutum_v2.1, whole genome shotgun sequence window:
- the LOC107935467 gene encoding calcium/calmodulin-regulated receptor-like kinase 2 produces the protein MGHSGDLVVLGISVGLAIGILIASLVFFGIRWYRRHAKLKRGSNEPSVTVLPIRTNGFDTSTDFSASLSKSIAVQAPEYHQKSSPSSWWSLHSKDRFASASGLPKYSYKEVQKATQNFTTILGEGSFGPVYKATMPTGGVAAIKVLSSGSHQGEKEFHTEVCLLGRLHHRNLVNLIGYCVDKGQYMLIYEFMSNGSLATILYDEEEQGLSWDERLQIALDVSHGVEYLHEGAVPPVIHRDLKSANILLDQSMRAKVADFGLSKEEAFDGRNSGIKGTYGYIDPEYISTNKFTMKSDVYSFGVIIFELITAIHPHQNLMEYVNLAAMSPDGVDEILDKQLVGKSNIEEVRQLAKIAHKCLHKSPRKRPSMGEVTPAILKIKQRRLGKEDMMSMAEGDFSRIMSRIQEQHIELTKLAS, from the exons TTGATAGCTTCACTGGTATTTTTCGGAATAAGGTGGTACAGAAGGCATGCAAAACTGAAAAGAGGTTCAAATGAACCTAGTGTTACAGTTCTTCCAATAAGAACAAATGGCTTTGATACAAGCACCGACTTCAGTGCATCTCTCTCGAAATCTATAGCTGTCCAGGCACCAGAATATCATCAGAAAAGTTCTCCTAGTTCTTGGTGGAGTCTTCATAGTAAAGATCGGTTTGCTTCTGCTTCTGGTTTGCCAAAGTATTCCTATAA GGAAGTCCAGAAAGCTACACAAAATTTTACAACTATTTTAGGAGAAGGATCATTTGGTCCTGTCTATAAAGCTACAATGCCTACTGGTGGCGTAGCTGCCATAAAGGTGCTTTCATCTGGTTCTCATCAGGGGGAGAAAGAGTTTCACACAGAG GTTTGTCTACTAGGAAGGCTGCATCATCGGAATCTTGTGAACTTGATAGGATATTGCGTGGATAAAGGACAATACATGTTAATTTATGAGTTCATGAGCAACGGAAGCTTGGCAACCATACTATATG ATGAGGAGGAGCAGGGTCTGAGTTGGGACGAAAGACTTCAAATTGCTCTTGATGTTTCACATGGCGTAGAATATCTTCATGAAGGG GCAGTCCCTCCGGTAATACATCGTGATTTGAAGTCAGCTAATATATTGTTGGACCAATCAATGAGAGCCAAG GTCGCTGATTTTGGGTTGTCAAAGGAGGAGGCTTTTGATGGCCGAAACTCTGGCATTAAAGGTACATACGGGTATATAGACCCTGAGTATATATCCACAAACAAGTTCACAATGAAGAGCGATGTATACAGTTTTGGCGTCATAATCTTTGAGCTAATTACAGCTATCCACCCGCACCAGAACTTAATGGAATACGTTAATCTT GCCGCTATGAGTCCAGATGGGGTCGATGAAATCCTCGATAAACAACTGGTTGGAAAATCCAACATCGAAGAAGTGAGGCAGCTTGCTAAAATTGCTCATAAATGCTTGCATAAATCACCTAGAAAGCGGCCTTCAATGGGCGAAGTAACACCGGCTATACTGAAGATAAAGCAAAGGCGCCTCGGTAAAGAAGACATGATGTCCATGGCTGAAGGGGATTTTTCACGAATTATGAGCAGGATACAGGAGCAGCATATTGAGCTGACCAAATTGGCTAGCTAG